GGCTAGTTGAGCTATTACAGCAACAAGGCTTAAAGGTGGGCGTTGTTTCGCGAGGTTATGGGGCCACGGCCCCAAGCTACCCGCTATTAGTGGGCAATCAAACGCCTGCAGAGCATTGTGGTGATGAGCCTAAACTTATTGCTCAGCGCACAGGGGCCACGGTTATGGTTGATCCTGTGCGAGCGCAAGCCGTTAAAGCATTATTGGAACATGGGGTAGATGTTGTAGTGTGTGATGATGGGTTACAACACTATGCTTTGGCTCGAGATATTGAATTTATTGTGATCGATGGGGTGCGCCGCTTTGGTAATCAGAATCTGATACCTCTAGGTCCACTGCGCGAGTCTACTCAACGCTTGTCTGAGGTCGATTTTTTGATTACCAATGGTGGGACGGCGCAGTCAGGCGAATTTGCCATGAGCCTTGCTCCTGATCTTGCTATTAACCTAGTCACTGGTGAGCAAAAAGTGGTGTCTGAGCTTGGAAGGTTAACGGCAATCGCGGCAATCGGACATCCACCGAGATTCTTCAATACCCTCGAACAGATGCAAGCCCATGTTATCACTTGCAAAGGCTTTACCGATCACAAGGCTCTGACAGCCGACGATATTCAGCCACTAATGACAGCTAGTGATGCCTTAATTATGACAGAAAAAGATGCGGTTAAATGTCGTGATTTTGCACATTCGAACTGGTGGTATTTACCGGTTTCAGCCAATATATCATCACGCAATACGACAACCGTTTTAGATAAGATTAATGAGGTTTTAAAGGAATATGGATCATAGACTGCTAGAAATCGTAGCTTGTCCAGTATGTAAAGGTAAGCTGGCATTTGATAAAGAAAAACAAGAACTTGTATGCAAGTTTGATCGCTTAGCTTATCCAATAAAAGAAGGCATTCCTGTGTTATTGGAGCCTGAAGCTCGCATTATGACAATAGACGAAGGTCGTTAAGTATGTCTTTTACGGTAATCATTCCTGCTCGCTATCAATCATCACGTCTACCGGGAAAGCCGTTAGCTGATATCTGTGGTAAAACCATGATTGAGCGTGTATACCAGCAAGCACTGCAAGCGGGTGCGGACTCAGTGGTAGTTGCAACCGATGATGAGCGCGTAGCCCAAGAGGTTAAGCGTTTTGGCGGTGTGGTATGCATGACGTCAAGTCGCCATGAATCAGGGACTGAGCGCCTTGCAGAAGTGGTGCAAAAGATGGGTATCAGCGATGAACATATCGTGGTGAATGTTCAAGGGGATGAGCCATTAATCCCACCTCAGATCATTACTCAAGTCGCGAATAATCTTGCCCAAAGTGATGCGCCGATGGCGACACTAGGGGTAGATATTGAGAGTGCAGAAGAGGCATTTAACCCGAATGCGGTGAAGGTGATTGCAGATGAACAAGGTTATGCAATGTACTTTAGTCGCGCTACTATCCCGTGGGATCGCGACCAGTTTGCCGCAGATAAGAACACACTCCGCCAACCTTTAATGCGCCATATTGGTATTTATGCCTACCGTGCTGGGTTTATCAATACCTATATCAATTGGCAACCCTCTGCACTTGAGCGTATTGAATCACTCGAGCAATTACGTGTACTGTGGTATGGAGAGAAAATCCATGTAGAGCGAGCTAAGGTAGCGCCTGCCGCTGGTGTGGATACTCAGCAAGACCTTGATGAAGTAAGACGCATCTTCGCCAGCAGTAACTAAACTCACGTCAAAATTTAACAAATGCAGCGGTATTAGATACCACTGCATTTGTTGTTCTTAAACGACCTTAAACACATCTTCCATGGCTAATCTTGATTTTGGCTGGCCAAAGTTTCGGTCTAACTGTTGTGAATGATAGCCCATAGCGAGTGCCACATCGCACACATAGCCACCTAGTTCATCGGCAAACTCTTCAGCAATCAGCTCAGAATCGATACCTTCCATCGGCGTTGCATCAATGCCCATACGCGCAACAACGTGTAGTGCATTGCCAAGTGCGATATAGGTTTGTGCTTTGGTCCAACTGGCATTACAGCCATTTTCATCACTATGAAGTGCGGCAAAATGAAATGCGCCATTGAGCACATCATCGTACACTTCAGGTTTCAAGCGACCTAAAGCTACATTGATATCGAGTACTTTTTTGTAGTCCTCTTTTTTGTATATAGGGTTGTGTGCGAACAAAATGA
Above is a genomic segment from Vibrio gallicus containing:
- the lpxK gene encoding tetraacyldisaccharide 4'-kinase; the encoded protein is MVHFLWFSRHPLRFLFWPLLWPLSLLFAAASRRRKQQFMAGKREVYKAPVPVIVVGNITAGGNGKTPVVIWLVELLQQQGLKVGVVSRGYGATAPSYPLLVGNQTPAEHCGDEPKLIAQRTGATVMVDPVRAQAVKALLEHGVDVVVCDDGLQHYALARDIEFIVIDGVRRFGNQNLIPLGPLRESTQRLSEVDFLITNGGTAQSGEFAMSLAPDLAINLVTGEQKVVSELGRLTAIAAIGHPPRFFNTLEQMQAHVITCKGFTDHKALTADDIQPLMTASDALIMTEKDAVKCRDFAHSNWWYLPVSANISSRNTTTVLDKINEVLKEYGS
- a CDS encoding Trm112 family protein, with the protein product MDHRLLEIVACPVCKGKLAFDKEKQELVCKFDRLAYPIKEGIPVLLEPEARIMTIDEGR
- the kdsB gene encoding 3-deoxy-manno-octulosonate cytidylyltransferase, whose product is MSFTVIIPARYQSSRLPGKPLADICGKTMIERVYQQALQAGADSVVVATDDERVAQEVKRFGGVVCMTSSRHESGTERLAEVVQKMGISDEHIVVNVQGDEPLIPPQIITQVANNLAQSDAPMATLGVDIESAEEAFNPNAVKVIADEQGYAMYFSRATIPWDRDQFAADKNTLRQPLMRHIGIYAYRAGFINTYINWQPSALERIESLEQLRVLWYGEKIHVERAKVAPAAGVDTQQDLDEVRRIFASSN
- a CDS encoding nitroreductase family protein; protein product: MSHQIIEDLTSRYTTKKYDRNRRIPPQDIAIIKEAIRLSASSINSQPWRFILIESEAGKARLDATFKNKYQPNQHHATDASHIILFAHNPIYKKEDYKKVLDINVALGRLKPEVYDDVLNGAFHFAALHSDENGCNASWTKAQTYIALGNALHVVARMGIDATPMEGIDSELIAEEFADELGGYVCDVALAMGYHSQQLDRNFGQPKSRLAMEDVFKVV